One Brevibacillus choshinensis genomic window carries:
- a CDS encoding ArsR/SmtB family transcription factor yields MNLELQQFKADFFKALGHPLRIRILELLSEGDKNVNELQSLIGSEGSAVSQQLAVLRSKNIVYGTKDGNKVTYSLRDPMIIELLSVARQIFNNHLIDAISMLDRFNEE; encoded by the coding sequence TTGAATTTAGAACTGCAACAGTTTAAAGCTGATTTTTTCAAAGCGTTGGGACATCCGTTGCGCATCCGCATTTTGGAGCTGTTATCTGAGGGCGACAAGAATGTCAACGAGCTCCAAAGCTTGATCGGAAGCGAAGGATCTGCCGTCTCCCAACAGCTCGCGGTCCTGCGCAGCAAGAATATCGTGTACGGAACGAAAGACGGCAACAAGGTGACCTATTCGCTTCGAGACCCGATGATCATTGAGCTCTTATCGGTTGCCCGTCAAATCTTTAACAACCACCTGATTGATGCCATTTCGATGCTGGACCGATTCAACGAAGAATAA
- a CDS encoding nucleoside phosphorylase has translation MLTNLKIDPDMLPKRVIVCGDPKRAALIASKLDNHRPLAENREYHSYAGEWKGVEVAIVSHGVGSPGAAVCFEELAKGGVEVIIRVGTAGSYQQEIQPGSLVISSAAVRQDGLTSQLVPPGFPAIANRQVAEALAEAAKSSDSSLHIAEGITLTLDVFYSGVLEFPHKLYQKAGVLAVEMENSALFVIAALRGMKAGSILAIDGFADADLLQDYNPHTETLAKAIEAEALIALDAVINV, from the coding sequence ATGCTGACGAATCTAAAGATCGATCCAGATATGCTGCCAAAGCGCGTCATTGTGTGCGGCGATCCGAAGCGTGCAGCTTTGATTGCATCCAAGCTGGACAACCACCGGCCGCTGGCGGAAAACCGGGAATACCACAGCTATGCGGGAGAATGGAAGGGCGTCGAGGTGGCGATTGTCAGCCATGGTGTGGGATCGCCGGGAGCAGCCGTCTGCTTCGAGGAATTGGCCAAGGGCGGCGTGGAAGTCATCATCCGCGTGGGAACAGCGGGTTCCTATCAACAGGAGATTCAACCGGGCAGTCTCGTCATCAGTTCGGCAGCCGTTCGCCAAGACGGGCTGACCAGTCAGCTCGTGCCTCCGGGATTTCCTGCGATCGCCAACCGCCAAGTGGCAGAAGCATTGGCCGAGGCGGCGAAGTCGAGTGATTCCAGCCTCCACATCGCAGAAGGCATCACGCTGACGCTCGACGTATTCTACAGCGGCGTTCTGGAATTCCCGCACAAGCTCTATCAAAAAGCGGGTGTACTGGCAGTAGAGATGGAGAACTCTGCGCTGTTCGTCATCGCAGCCTTGCGCGGCATGAAAGCAGGCTCCATTTTGGCAATCGACGGCTTTGCTGATGCAGACCTGCTGCAGGATTACAATCCACATACGGAAACATTGGCAAAAGCGATCGAAGCGGAAGCGTTGATTGCGCTGGATGCGGTTATTAACGTGTAA
- a CDS encoding sulfite oxidase-like oxidoreductase, with product MDKAERIKRMKVPAVDPALAKRLPPGQVLTERFPILHEGEVPVYDMNEWTFRVFGQVDREVTLTYEQFMALPQSTVTCDIHCVTRWSRFDNAFTGVRFRDFMKAIGVTPQSSYVMLHGDHDYTSNIALSDLDRDDVILAHTFDGEKLTDKHGWPLRLVVPHLYFWKSVKWLRGFEFMDENKPGFWEQNGFHLDGDPFREERFSGEALPIPEDEWEKKEFD from the coding sequence ATGGACAAGGCAGAACGTATCAAACGAATGAAGGTGCCCGCGGTCGATCCTGCATTGGCCAAGCGCCTGCCGCCTGGGCAAGTGCTCACGGAGCGGTTTCCGATTTTGCATGAAGGAGAAGTGCCTGTCTACGACATGAATGAGTGGACGTTTCGGGTATTCGGACAGGTAGACCGGGAAGTGACCCTGACGTATGAGCAATTCATGGCATTGCCTCAGTCGACGGTCACGTGCGACATTCACTGCGTGACGCGCTGGTCCCGTTTTGACAACGCGTTTACGGGCGTTCGTTTCCGCGACTTCATGAAAGCGATCGGGGTAACACCACAAAGCTCGTATGTCATGCTGCACGGCGATCATGATTATACGTCCAATATCGCCTTGAGCGATCTGGATCGCGATGATGTGATTCTGGCACATACCTTCGACGGCGAAAAGCTGACAGACAAGCATGGGTGGCCGCTGCGCCTGGTGGTTCCGCATCTGTATTTTTGGAAGAGTGTGAAATGGCTGCGAGGCTTTGAATTTATGGATGAAAATAAGCCTGGCTTCTGGGAGCAAAACGGCTTTCATCTAGATGGCGATCCTTTCCGGGAAGAGCGATTTTCCGGCGAAGCTTTGCCGATTCCGGAAGACGAGTGGGAGAAAAAGGAGTTTGATTGA
- a CDS encoding ABC transporter permease: protein MELLDWSLISSTIRMVTPILLAALGGALCARVGIFNVGLEGLVLVGAFSAIVGNHFTGSLFLAILFAALVCVLFSLLFAYMTIGLKANEIVVGVAINFLALGLTTFALRAIFGVKGAFYDKEMAGLPKLDIPVIKEIPVLGDILSGHSPLVYFAFLAAIMLYLFFYRTVTGFRVLAVGLNPVAARSLGLKVTGLQVLAITACGVLCGVAGAQLSLGQVTMFSEGMTAGRGFIALVAMMMGQSHPLGILASSFLFGLMDALSIRLQGLSLPTQFTSMLPYLLTIVAMFFVKEKSKAGGSQQSSR, encoded by the coding sequence ATGGAGCTGCTTGATTGGTCCCTCATTAGCTCGACCATCCGGATGGTCACGCCGATCCTTTTGGCGGCATTGGGTGGAGCGCTGTGTGCACGTGTCGGTATTTTCAATGTCGGGTTGGAAGGGTTGGTGCTGGTAGGGGCCTTTTCCGCTATCGTGGGCAATCACTTTACCGGGAGCCTGTTTCTCGCCATCCTGTTTGCGGCTTTGGTCTGCGTGCTGTTTTCTCTGTTATTTGCTTATATGACGATCGGCCTTAAGGCAAATGAAATCGTGGTCGGTGTGGCGATTAACTTTTTGGCGCTGGGGCTGACGACGTTCGCGCTGCGGGCTATCTTCGGTGTGAAGGGCGCCTTTTACGACAAAGAGATGGCGGGCCTTCCGAAGCTGGATATTCCAGTGATCAAAGAGATTCCCGTGCTGGGAGACATATTGTCCGGGCATTCCCCGCTGGTGTACTTCGCTTTTCTCGCAGCTATTATGCTCTACCTGTTCTTTTACCGGACCGTCACCGGTTTCCGCGTACTTGCGGTCGGTCTCAATCCGGTGGCGGCACGGAGTCTCGGCCTCAAGGTAACAGGGCTGCAAGTGCTGGCAATCACGGCATGCGGCGTTTTGTGCGGCGTGGCAGGCGCTCAGCTGTCGTTGGGTCAAGTCACGATGTTTTCGGAGGGAATGACGGCGGGACGCGGGTTTATCGCTCTGGTTGCGATGATGATGGGGCAATCCCACCCGCTCGGCATCCTGGCGTCGAGCTTCCTGTTCGGCTTGATGGATGCCCTCAGTATCCGCCTGCAGGGCCTGTCCCTGCCGACTCAGTTTACTTCCATGCTGCCGTACTTGCTCACGATCGTAGCGATGTTTTTTGTCAAAGAGAAAAGCAAGGCAGGGGGCAGCCAGCAGAGCTCCCGCTAA